From Bosea sp. NBC_00550, the proteins below share one genomic window:
- a CDS encoding MucR family transcriptional regulator translates to MSEDNNQLIDLSAMVVAAYVAHNNVTRADLPELIAKTHAALAGLGAEAAAPAAQPLAPAVSIRKSVTPDAIICLEDGKAFKSLKRHLSSKYDMTPDQYRAKWGLPSDYPMVAPNYAEARSALAKSMGLGRKAATAVGKGAIAKSPRRVKAKA, encoded by the coding sequence ATGTCTGAAGACAACAACCAGCTTATCGATCTGTCAGCGATGGTCGTTGCGGCCTACGTGGCACATAACAATGTCACCCGCGCCGATCTGCCCGAGCTTATCGCGAAGACTCATGCAGCACTGGCTGGCTTGGGAGCTGAAGCTGCGGCGCCTGCTGCCCAGCCGCTTGCCCCAGCCGTTTCGATCAGGAAGTCGGTTACCCCGGATGCGATCATCTGCCTCGAGGACGGCAAGGCGTTCAAATCGCTCAAACGCCATCTCAGCAGCAAGTACGATATGACGCCTGACCAGTACCGAGCGAAATGGGGCCTGCCTTCCGATTACCCGATGGTGGCACCCAACTATGCCGAAGCGCGCTCCGCCTTGGCCAAGTCGATGGGTCTTGGTCGGAAGGCTGCAACCGCTGTAGGCAAGGGAGCAATTGCCAAGAGCCCACGGCGTGTGAAGGCCAAGGCCTGA
- the cax gene encoding calcium/proton exchanger: MNLLLKEIRHNPILWLLAIVPVVFAAQKLKPEAHTLLFILSVLAIVPLAVLLSHATESVAAKTGDTVGGLLNATLGNLTELIIALAALRAGQYALVKASIAGAIVTNTLFMLGASFLLGGLKHHVQEYNRGSARLQACLLFLATVALLVPSAVSGADSTAGSVFTAKLSVCLSVLLIAAYGLGLLFSLKTHRELFGGAEHAEAGEVPWPMGLALTTLAGVTVLVALVSEVFVESVQQAALSFGMSQAFVGFVIVALVGGAAEMASAFSGARKDRLDLSVGIALGSAAQIALFVAPVLVLLSYIIGPAPMSLQFWPGVVIMMIIATMTVSLVTNSGRSAWFVGVLLLLVYLIFAITLYLLPPPVV; this comes from the coding sequence ATGAACCTCTTGCTAAAAGAAATTCGTCATAATCCCATACTCTGGCTTTTAGCCATCGTACCGGTCGTATTTGCCGCGCAGAAGCTCAAGCCTGAAGCTCATACTCTGCTTTTCATCCTGTCCGTCCTGGCAATAGTGCCGCTGGCTGTCCTTCTGAGCCACGCCACTGAATCCGTAGCGGCCAAGACCGGTGATACGGTCGGAGGACTGCTCAACGCCACTCTGGGAAACTTGACTGAGCTTATCATCGCACTGGCCGCGTTGCGTGCCGGGCAATACGCGCTGGTCAAGGCATCCATCGCGGGAGCCATTGTCACCAATACGTTGTTCATGCTGGGGGCGTCGTTTCTACTCGGCGGACTCAAGCACCATGTGCAGGAATACAATCGGGGCAGCGCCCGCCTCCAGGCGTGCTTGCTTTTTCTGGCAACGGTCGCGTTGCTCGTTCCGTCGGCGGTCTCTGGAGCCGATTCCACGGCGGGGTCCGTCTTCACCGCGAAATTGAGCGTGTGTCTATCTGTGTTGCTCATTGCGGCCTACGGATTGGGCCTCTTGTTCTCGCTCAAGACACATCGTGAACTCTTCGGCGGGGCGGAACACGCGGAAGCCGGCGAGGTGCCGTGGCCGATGGGGTTGGCTCTGACCACGCTGGCCGGAGTCACGGTATTGGTCGCGCTGGTGAGCGAGGTCTTCGTCGAGTCGGTTCAACAGGCGGCGTTATCGTTCGGGATGAGCCAGGCATTTGTGGGCTTCGTCATCGTGGCGCTGGTGGGGGGCGCAGCGGAGATGGCCTCGGCGTTTTCCGGCGCGCGCAAAGACCGGTTGGATCTCAGCGTGGGCATCGCGCTGGGGAGCGCGGCTCAGATCGCGCTTTTCGTCGCGCCGGTGCTGGTTCTGCTCAGTTATATCATCGGGCCGGCGCCGATGAGCCTGCAGTTCTGGCCGGGTGTCGTCATCATGATGATCATCGCGACCATGACCGTGTCCCTGGTGACCAACAGCGGACGCTCGGCCTGGTTTGTCGGAGTGCTCTTGCTGTTGGTGTACCTGATCTTCGCGATCACCCTTTACCTGTTGCCGCCTCCGGTCGTGTGA
- a CDS encoding acyltransferase family protein, producing the protein MAETTAPAHRPAARIGWVDTGKGICIILVVLMHVAGGLELSDVEGSWIDPLIAWAKQFRMPGLFLLSGLFVPRLVGLGWSAFLDRKVVPLAYFYLLMRVPPWGEAGVTGFAQNYVLGLVDPFGVLWFIYLLTIFFVVAKAVWPWRRAALAAAALLALAPLSTGWMVPDQFTAYFVFFLAGAVFSAGIRAAADRSAAHRSRTLLLWGVWFALSALATPFLGHDILTAPPGVHLLLGIAGVVGILLCSVLLAGHLPWLDYCGRNSLPIYLAFFLPMAAGRMVLLRSGVQLDLGVAALLLTAVSVAVPLLLHRLVRHTPLSFLFARPAWLGARGHGAGQRELGSSL; encoded by the coding sequence ATGGCTGAAACGACTGCACCAGCTCATCGCCCGGCCGCGCGCATCGGCTGGGTCGATACGGGCAAGGGCATCTGCATCATCCTGGTCGTGCTGATGCATGTGGCTGGCGGACTCGAACTCAGCGACGTGGAAGGCAGCTGGATCGACCCGCTGATCGCCTGGGCGAAACAGTTCCGCATGCCCGGCCTCTTCCTGCTCTCGGGGCTGTTCGTACCGCGCCTCGTCGGCCTCGGCTGGAGCGCCTTCCTCGATCGCAAGGTCGTGCCGCTCGCCTATTTCTATCTGCTGATGCGCGTTCCGCCCTGGGGCGAAGCCGGCGTCACCGGCTTCGCGCAGAACTATGTGCTCGGCCTCGTAGACCCCTTCGGCGTGCTCTGGTTCATCTATCTGCTCACCATCTTCTTCGTCGTCGCCAAGGCGGTTTGGCCCTGGCGCCGTGCCGCGCTGGCCGCCGCCGCGCTGCTGGCCCTCGCCCCGCTGAGCACCGGCTGGATGGTGCCCGACCAGTTCACCGCCTATTTCGTCTTCTTCCTCGCGGGGGCAGTGTTCTCCGCCGGGATTCGCGCCGCCGCCGATCGGTCTGCTGCTCATCGCAGCAGAACCCTCCTGCTTTGGGGCGTCTGGTTTGCGCTCAGCGCGCTGGCGACGCCCTTCCTCGGCCACGACATCCTGACGGCGCCGCCGGGGGTGCATCTGCTGCTGGGCATCGCCGGAGTGGTCGGCATCCTGCTCTGCTCGGTGCTGCTGGCCGGGCACCTGCCCTGGCTCGACTATTGCGGGCGCAACTCGCTGCCGATCTACCTCGCCTTCTTCCTGCCGATGGCGGCCGGACGGATGGTGCTGCTGCGCTCCGGCGTTCAGCTCGATCTCGGTGTCGCCGCGCTGCTTCTGACGGCGGTCTCCGTCGCCGTGCCGCTGCTGCTGCATCGGCTGGTCAGACACACGCCGCTATCCTTCCTCTTCGCGCGGCCGGCCTGGCTCGGCGCCCGCGGCCACGGCGCAGGCCAGCGGGAACTCGGCTCGTCGCTCTGA
- the secA gene encoding preprotein translocase subunit SecA, with the protein MLGALAKKLFGSSNDRRVKGYQPRVAAINALENEIAALSDDALKARTEEFKQQIANGAKLDDLLVPAFATVREAAKRVLGQRPYDVQLVGGMVLHEGAIAEMKTGEGKTLVATLPSYLNALEGKGVHVVTVNDYLARRDAEWMAKLYNFLGLSVGIIVHGIDDEERQSAYACDITYGTNNEFGFDYLRDNMKYEVAQMSQRGHHFAIVDEVDSILVDEARTPLIISGPLDDKSDLYVSIDKVLPGLIASDYEVDEKQRTVALTEAGNEHIEELLREAGLLTEGDLYDAHNVTLVHHVNQALRAHALFTRDKDYIVRNDEVVIIDEFTGRMMPGRRYSEGLHQALEAKEGVTVQPENATLASITFQNYFRLYKKLAGMTGTAATEADEFFQIYKLEVVEIPTNVPVARRDEDDEVYRTFEEKVRGVIREIKVAQENGQPLLVGTTSIERSELVAEMLRKEGYKLLDFTDPTALEPVYQAAREGRTVKAFAVLNARFHEQEAYIVAQAGVPGAITIATNMAGRGTDIQLGGNADMRISHDLAGIEEGPERDAKAAAIRAEVADFKQRVLKAGGLYIVGTERHESRRIDNQLRGRAGRQGDPGRSKFFLSLQDDLMRIFGSDRMDGMLQKLGLKEDEAIVHPWINKAVEKAQGKVEARNFDIRKNILKYDDVMNDQRKVVFEQRRDFMRQASVRETIDDMRHGVVEDVVARHIPEEAYPEQWDTAGLKQEVIQSFNLDLPIEDWAKEEGIADSEIRERIRKLADEDYAGRIERNTDEVMTYVEKQVLLQSLDHLWREHLVTLDHLRQVIGWRGLAQRDPLQEYKQEAFELFDGLIGQLRQQVTGHLSRVEVRFDQPEEQAPLQMQDGSGSGFGGDYGGTGLQFAATDADTAVLDRNPTDPDTWGKVGRNEPCPCGSGKKFKHCHGQFV; encoded by the coding sequence ATGCTTGGCGCGCTCGCAAAGAAACTCTTCGGCTCGTCGAACGACCGCCGCGTCAAGGGCTATCAGCCCCGCGTCGCCGCGATCAACGCTCTCGAGAACGAGATAGCGGCGCTGAGCGACGACGCGCTGAAGGCGCGCACCGAGGAGTTCAAGCAGCAGATCGCCAATGGCGCCAAGCTCGACGACCTCCTGGTGCCGGCCTTCGCCACGGTGCGCGAGGCGGCCAAGCGCGTGCTCGGCCAGCGCCCCTACGACGTCCAGCTCGTCGGCGGCATGGTGCTGCACGAGGGCGCGATCGCCGAGATGAAGACCGGCGAAGGCAAGACGCTGGTCGCGACCCTGCCGAGCTATCTCAATGCGCTCGAAGGCAAGGGCGTCCATGTCGTCACCGTCAACGACTATCTCGCCCGCCGCGACGCCGAATGGATGGCGAAGCTCTACAACTTCCTCGGCCTTAGCGTCGGCATCATCGTCCACGGCATCGACGACGAGGAGCGCCAGAGCGCTTATGCCTGCGACATCACCTACGGCACGAACAACGAATTCGGCTTCGACTATCTGCGCGACAACATGAAGTACGAGGTCGCGCAGATGAGCCAGCGCGGCCACCACTTCGCCATCGTCGACGAGGTCGACTCGATCCTGGTCGACGAAGCCCGCACGCCGCTGATCATCTCCGGCCCGCTCGACGACAAGTCGGATCTGTACGTCTCGATCGACAAGGTGCTGCCGGGGTTGATCGCCAGCGATTACGAGGTCGACGAAAAGCAGCGCACGGTCGCGCTGACCGAGGCTGGCAACGAGCATATCGAGGAGTTGCTGCGCGAGGCCGGCCTGCTGACGGAGGGCGACCTCTACGACGCGCACAACGTCACCCTCGTCCACCACGTCAATCAGGCGCTCAGGGCGCACGCCCTGTTCACCCGCGACAAGGACTACATCGTCCGCAACGACGAGGTCGTCATCATCGACGAGTTCACCGGCCGCATGATGCCGGGCCGGCGCTATTCGGAGGGCCTGCACCAGGCGCTCGAAGCCAAGGAAGGCGTCACCGTCCAGCCCGAGAACGCGACGCTCGCCTCGATCACCTTCCAGAACTATTTCCGACTCTACAAGAAGCTCGCCGGCATGACCGGCACGGCCGCAACCGAGGCCGACGAGTTCTTCCAGATCTACAAGCTCGAGGTCGTCGAGATCCCGACCAACGTGCCCGTCGCGCGCAGGGACGAGGATGACGAGGTCTACCGCACCTTCGAGGAGAAGGTCCGCGGCGTCATCCGCGAGATCAAGGTGGCGCAGGAGAACGGCCAGCCGCTGCTCGTCGGCACCACCTCGATCGAGCGCTCCGAGCTCGTTGCCGAGATGCTGCGGAAGGAGGGCTACAAGCTGCTCGACTTTACCGATCCCACCGCGCTGGAGCCGGTCTACCAGGCCGCCCGCGAGGGCCGGACGGTCAAGGCCTTCGCCGTGCTGAACGCCCGCTTCCACGAGCAGGAGGCCTATATCGTCGCGCAGGCCGGCGTGCCCGGCGCGATCACCATCGCCACCAACATGGCCGGCCGCGGCACCGACATCCAGCTCGGCGGCAATGCCGACATGCGGATTTCCCATGATCTCGCCGGCATCGAGGAGGGCCCGGAGCGCGACGCGAAGGCCGCCGCCATCCGCGCCGAGGTCGCCGATTTCAAGCAGCGCGTGCTGAAGGCCGGCGGCCTCTACATCGTCGGCACCGAGCGCCATGAGAGCCGGCGCATCGACAACCAGCTGCGCGGCCGCGCCGGCCGCCAGGGCGACCCCGGCCGTTCGAAATTCTTCCTGTCGCTGCAGGACGACCTGATGCGCATCTTCGGCTCCGACCGGATGGACGGCATGCTGCAGAAGCTCGGCCTCAAGGAGGACGAGGCCATCGTCCACCCCTGGATCAACAAGGCGGTGGAGAAGGCGCAGGGCAAGGTCGAGGCGCGCAACTTCGACATCCGCAAGAACATCCTGAAATACGACGACGTGATGAACGACCAGCGCAAGGTCGTCTTCGAGCAGCGCCGCGACTTCATGCGCCAGGCGAGCGTGCGCGAGACGATCGACGACATGCGCCATGGCGTCGTCGAGGACGTCGTCGCCCGCCACATCCCCGAGGAAGCCTATCCCGAGCAGTGGGACACCGCCGGCCTCAAGCAGGAGGTGATCCAGTCCTTCAACCTCGATCTCCCCATCGAGGACTGGGCCAAGGAAGAGGGCATCGCCGATAGCGAGATCCGCGAGCGCATCCGCAAGCTCGCCGACGAAGACTATGCCGGCCGCATCGAGCGCAACACCGACGAGGTCATGACCTATGTCGAGAAGCAGGTGCTGCTGCAGTCGCTGGATCATCTCTGGCGTGAGCATCTCGTCACGCTCGACCATCTCCGCCAGGTCATCGGCTGGCGCGGCCTCGCCCAGCGCGACCCGCTACAGGAATACAAGCAGGAGGCGTTCGAGCTGTTCGACGGGCTGATCGGCCAGCTCCGCCAGCAGGTCACCGGGCACCTCTCGCGCGTCGAGGTGCGCTTCGATCAGCCGGAAGAGCAGGCGCCGCTCCAGATGCAGGACGGTTCCGGCTCGGGCTTCGGCGGCGATTATGGCGGGACGGGGCTGCAATTCGCTGCCACGGATGCCGACACCGCCGTGCTCGACCGCAACCCGACCGATCCCGACACCTGGGGCAAGGTCGGTCGCAACGAGCCCTGCCCCTGCGGCTCGGGCAAGAAATTCAAGCACTGCCACGGCCAGTTCGTCTGA
- a CDS encoding peptidylprolyl isomerase, with protein sequence MNSARFIAVLGFTLLAAPAFAQADKVVAKVDGIAITEKDIQLASEDLGERLAQLPEDRKRDEVINYLVDLKLGAKAAIDAKITDTPDFTARLAYYREKVLLDEYLTRESKKAVTADAAKKLYDETTKAMAPEEEAHARHILVEDEAQAKAVVERLKKGEDFAKIAGEISKDPGSGKEGGDLGWFSKDRMVPEFAEAAFKLKKGEVSEPIKSQFGWHVIKLEDKRSKPLPDFAAVKPQIDQYLERKAQQDLVIAMREKAKVERLDKPAEAPAAKPDAAKPAEPKKN encoded by the coding sequence ATGAACTCAGCCCGTTTCATCGCCGTCCTCGGCTTCACGCTGCTCGCGGCGCCGGCCTTCGCCCAGGCCGACAAGGTCGTTGCCAAGGTCGACGGCATCGCCATCACCGAGAAGGACATCCAGCTCGCATCCGAGGATCTCGGCGAGCGCCTGGCCCAGCTCCCCGAGGATCGCAAGCGCGACGAGGTCATCAACTATCTCGTCGACCTCAAGCTCGGCGCCAAGGCGGCCATCGACGCCAAGATCACCGATACGCCCGATTTCACGGCCCGCCTCGCCTATTACCGCGAGAAGGTGCTGCTCGACGAATATCTGACGCGCGAGAGCAAGAAGGCCGTCACCGCCGACGCTGCCAAGAAGCTCTACGACGAGACCACCAAGGCGATGGCTCCCGAGGAGGAAGCCCATGCCCGCCACATCCTCGTCGAGGACGAGGCTCAGGCGAAGGCCGTGGTCGAGCGCCTTAAGAAGGGCGAGGATTTCGCCAAGATCGCCGGCGAGATCTCGAAGGATCCGGGCTCCGGCAAGGAGGGCGGCGATCTCGGCTGGTTCAGCAAGGACCGCATGGTGCCGGAATTCGCCGAGGCCGCCTTCAAGCTGAAGAAGGGCGAGGTCTCCGAGCCGATCAAGAGCCAGTTCGGCTGGCACGTCATCAAGCTCGAGGACAAGCGCTCCAAGCCGCTGCCGGACTTCGCCGCCGTGAAGCCGCAGATCGACCAGTATCTCGAGCGCAAGGCCCAGCAGGACCTCGTCATCGCCATGCGCGAGAAGGCCAAGGTCGAGCGCCTCGACAAGCCGGCTGAGGCCCCCGCGGCCAAGCCCGACGCTGCCAAGCCGGCCGAGCCGAAGAAGAACTGA
- the argJ gene encoding bifunctional glutamate N-acetyltransferase/amino-acid acetyltransferase ArgJ: protein MAGKDVPVSPLAPKRQPKVPPIPGVRFATAEAGIRYKGRQDVWFALLDEGTQVAGVFTRSKCPSAPVDWCRENLKQGSARAVVVNSGNANAFTGLKGRDAVRLTAEIAAKAAACKPEEVFIASTGVIGEPLDATKFKGVLDECAKRAADGPWLDAARAIMTTDTFPKALTRKAKIDGKEVVIAGIAKGAGMIAPDMATMLSFVFTDAPIAAPVLQALLSKGVKGSFNAVTVDSDTSTSDTLMLFATGKAAARGVPSITEINDVRLSGFKRALNAILLELAHLVCKDGEGARKFVEIRVSGATSARSAKRVALSIANSPLVKTAIAGEDANWGRVVMAVGKAGEPADRDKLDIGFGDILVAKHGARAPSYDEEAVSNYMKGDTVVITADLGIGRGKATVWTCDLTKAYVEINGDYRS from the coding sequence ATGGCCGGCAAGGATGTCCCCGTTTCCCCGCTCGCGCCGAAGCGCCAGCCCAAGGTTCCGCCGATCCCGGGCGTGCGCTTCGCCACCGCCGAGGCCGGCATCCGCTACAAGGGCCGCCAGGACGTCTGGTTCGCGCTGCTCGACGAGGGCACGCAGGTCGCGGGCGTCTTCACCCGCTCGAAATGCCCGTCGGCCCCGGTCGACTGGTGCCGCGAGAATCTGAAGCAGGGCTCCGCCCGCGCCGTCGTCGTCAATTCCGGCAACGCGAACGCCTTCACCGGGCTGAAGGGTCGCGATGCGGTCAGGCTCACCGCCGAGATCGCCGCCAAGGCTGCGGCTTGCAAGCCGGAGGAGGTTTTCATCGCCTCGACCGGCGTGATCGGCGAGCCGCTCGACGCGACCAAGTTCAAGGGCGTTCTCGACGAATGCGCCAAACGCGCCGCTGACGGCCCCTGGCTCGACGCCGCCAGGGCGATCATGACCACCGATACCTTCCCGAAGGCCCTGACCCGCAAGGCGAAGATCGACGGCAAGGAGGTCGTCATCGCCGGCATCGCCAAGGGCGCCGGCATGATCGCGCCGGACATGGCGACGATGCTCTCCTTCGTCTTCACCGACGCGCCGATCGCCGCGCCCGTCCTGCAGGCCCTGCTCTCCAAGGGCGTGAAGGGCTCGTTCAACGCGGTCACGGTCGACAGCGACACCTCGACCTCGGACACGCTGATGCTGTTCGCCACCGGCAAGGCGGCGGCCCGCGGCGTGCCCTCCATAACGGAAATCAACGACGTCAGGCTTTCCGGCTTCAAGCGCGCCCTGAACGCGATCCTGCTCGAACTCGCCCATCTCGTCTGCAAGGACGGCGAAGGCGCGCGCAAGTTCGTCGAGATCCGGGTCAGTGGCGCGACTTCGGCCCGCTCGGCCAAGCGCGTCGCGCTCTCGATCGCCAATTCCCCGCTGGTCAAGACCGCCATCGCCGGCGAGGACGCCAATTGGGGCCGCGTCGTCATGGCCGTCGGCAAGGCTGGCGAGCCGGCCGATCGCGACAAGCTCGACATCGGCTTCGGCGACATCCTCGTGGCGAAGCACGGTGCCCGCGCCCCGTCCTATGACGAAGAGGCGGTATCGAACTATATGAAGGGCGACACCGTCGTCATCACCGCCGATCTCGGCATCGGGCGCGGCAAGGCCACGGTCTGGACCTGTGATCTGACGAAGGCCTATGTCGAGATCAATGGCGATTATCGCTCCTGA
- a CDS encoding DMT family transporter gives MAIIAPEAAPPQEPSRSFIAVNLAMCSLLWGSSYLFIKLMSGEVSALAIAASRGVLGAAVLSLWSLGRGRNPLPRRAEIVPWIMLGTTNGWLPNVLVSYALVQLASGPAAMIQAAGPLVTALVAHLVFSEERLNRRRLGGILLGMIGVALLIGPRLFEGGGTALSVLAMIGATLSYTVANLYVRTVPAATGDPARLALGQQMFSGSIATILALAVVGPTAFAPLRDHLPAMLALGIFATAIPVTVFMRLIRAAGPTRAAMTGYLVPTVAVILGILVLHEDLELRQVLGGCIILAGVFLVTTAPRRLGET, from the coding sequence ATGGCGATTATCGCTCCTGAGGCCGCGCCACCGCAGGAGCCAAGCCGCAGCTTCATCGCCGTCAACCTCGCGATGTGCTCCCTGCTCTGGGGGTCGAGCTACCTGTTCATCAAACTGATGAGCGGCGAGGTTTCAGCGCTTGCGATCGCCGCGAGCCGCGGCGTACTCGGCGCTGCCGTGCTGTCGCTCTGGAGCCTCGGACGCGGGCGCAATCCGCTGCCGCGCCGGGCCGAGATCGTGCCCTGGATCATGCTCGGCACCACCAATGGCTGGTTGCCGAACGTGCTCGTCAGCTATGCGCTGGTCCAGCTCGCCAGCGGCCCCGCGGCGATGATCCAGGCCGCCGGCCCGCTCGTCACCGCGCTCGTCGCTCATCTCGTGTTTTCCGAGGAACGGTTAAACCGGCGCCGCCTCGGCGGCATTCTGCTCGGGATGATCGGCGTCGCCCTGCTGATCGGCCCGCGTCTGTTCGAGGGCGGCGGCACCGCGCTGAGCGTGCTCGCGATGATCGGCGCAACGCTCAGCTACACCGTCGCCAACCTCTATGTCCGCACCGTGCCCGCCGCGACCGGCGACCCCGCCCGGCTGGCGCTGGGTCAGCAGATGTTCTCCGGCTCGATCGCGACCATCCTGGCGCTCGCCGTCGTCGGCCCGACGGCCTTCGCGCCGCTGCGCGACCATCTGCCGGCCATGCTGGCGCTCGGCATCTTCGCCACCGCAATCCCCGTCACGGTCTTCATGCGTCTGATTCGGGCCGCGGGCCCGACGCGCGCCGCGATGACCGGCTATCTCGTACCGACGGTTGCGGTAATCCTCGGCATCCTCGTCCTGCATGAAGACTTGGAGTTGCGGCAAGTCCTTGGCGGTTGCATCATCCTCGCTGGCGTCTTCCTGGTTACGACGGCGCCGCGCAGGCTGGGGGAGACATGA
- a CDS encoding carboxypeptidase regulatory-like domain-containing protein: MKIGLFAAAALAGVIIAGCVERKPATVAFSTEEAAFIKKHGTGVVTGHAFRTKPSGVVVNAAGQVVHLVPATAFARERFANLYGQGKYVPHRNYPANDTVDPAYAEYTRATKAEANGRFVFEHVAPGSYFITTQVIWGDESAFTREGGLVYDSVTLTGKETEPVQVILSGN, encoded by the coding sequence ATGAAGATCGGATTGTTCGCGGCGGCGGCTCTGGCCGGCGTCATCATAGCTGGTTGCGTCGAGCGCAAGCCGGCAACGGTCGCTTTCTCCACGGAGGAGGCGGCTTTCATCAAGAAGCACGGAACCGGCGTCGTCACCGGCCATGCCTTCCGCACCAAGCCGAGCGGCGTCGTGGTCAATGCCGCCGGCCAGGTCGTACACCTCGTCCCGGCCACCGCCTTCGCCCGGGAGCGTTTCGCCAACCTCTACGGCCAGGGCAAATACGTCCCGCATCGCAATTATCCGGCCAATGACACGGTCGATCCCGCCTATGCCGAATACACCCGTGCGACCAAGGCCGAGGCGAATGGCCGCTTCGTCTTCGAGCATGTCGCACCCGGCAGCTATTTCATCACCACCCAGGTGATCTGGGGCGATGAGAGCGCCTTCACGCGAGAGGGCGGCTTGGTCTATGACAGCGTCACGCTGACGGGCAAGGAAACCGAGCCCGTCCAGGTCATCCTCTCCGGCAACTGA
- the mutT gene encoding 8-oxo-dGTP diphosphatase MutT has translation MRHPVKLLLVVACALIDADNRVLVTQRPEGKALAGLWEFPGGKLEAGERPEPALIRELSEELGITVKEDCLAPLTFASYAYPEFHLLMPLYICRRWEGTAISGEGQALKWMRPGKLRELAIPPADEPLIPPLIDLLGA, from the coding sequence CTGAGACACCCCGTGAAGCTGCTTCTCGTCGTCGCCTGCGCCCTGATCGATGCCGACAACCGCGTCCTGGTCACGCAGCGCCCCGAGGGCAAGGCGCTGGCCGGGCTCTGGGAATTCCCGGGCGGCAAGCTAGAGGCCGGCGAGCGGCCGGAGCCCGCGCTGATCCGGGAGCTGTCCGAGGAGCTCGGTATCACCGTGAAGGAGGATTGCCTGGCACCGCTGACCTTCGCCAGCTACGCCTATCCGGAATTCCACCTGCTGATGCCGCTCTATATCTGCCGGCGCTGGGAGGGGACGGCGATCTCCGGCGAAGGGCAAGCGCTGAAATGGATGCGGCCCGGCAAGCTGCGGGAGCTGGCCATACCGCCGGCCGACGAGCCGCTGATCCCGCCGCTGATCGACCTGCTCGGCGCCTGA
- a CDS encoding DUF930 domain-containing protein, with protein sequence MLAATGTRRLLPDPGLPAASLIHAALLAWLASLGVQQLADFPAVTEQSVEVELQSPEQFEALTRPPPAPPPIIPVPAPIERPPVEPPPTPVQLEADGLVRPRRLLSADVLANARSRDTLAMLPRLAPDERIEQLCGVEAMGQIHAWRQDFEPDRVSAYAMADIRLADHILRAEGAAFRSRRRWYALRFECTVSADLKRVTAFAFHVGDPIPSARWQALGLPAVH encoded by the coding sequence ATGCTGGCGGCGACAGGAACGCGGCGGCTACTGCCCGATCCCGGCCTCCCGGCCGCATCGCTGATTCATGCGGCCCTTCTGGCATGGCTGGCGTCGCTCGGCGTCCAGCAACTTGCCGATTTTCCGGCCGTCACGGAGCAGAGCGTCGAGGTCGAGTTGCAGAGCCCGGAGCAATTCGAGGCCCTGACGCGGCCGCCGCCAGCGCCGCCTCCGATCATCCCGGTTCCCGCCCCCATCGAGCGGCCTCCGGTCGAGCCACCGCCAACGCCCGTTCAGCTTGAAGCCGATGGTCTCGTGCGGCCCCGGCGCCTGCTATCTGCTGATGTCCTGGCCAATGCGCGCAGCCGCGACACGCTGGCCATGCTCCCGCGCCTGGCGCCGGACGAACGTATCGAACAACTCTGCGGGGTGGAGGCGATGGGGCAGATCCATGCCTGGCGCCAGGATTTCGAGCCCGACCGGGTGAGCGCCTATGCGATGGCCGATATCCGGCTCGCCGATCACATCCTGCGGGCGGAGGGAGCGGCCTTCCGCAGCAGGCGGCGCTGGTATGCGCTGCGCTTCGAATGCACGGTTTCGGCCGATCTCAAGCGCGTCACGGCCTTCGCCTTCCATGTCGGCGATCCCATACCGTCAGCGCGCTGGCAGGCGCTCGGCCTGCCGGCCGTCCACTGA